One genomic window of Thermoanaerobaculia bacterium includes the following:
- a CDS encoding Lrp/AsnC family transcriptional regulator, protein MKSKEKLILSYLRRNARETLTSLSKLTGFPVSTLHDKVKKYKSNTICRYTVLFNEKILGYEIKVHVLIKSLSPRREELIDYLKCHPNVNRLARINNGFNLFMELIFASIQEVEDFLEEMSGRFHISEKKVYWLVDEILRENFFSDPEIAKACILQQEMREAM, encoded by the coding sequence ATGAAATCAAAAGAAAAACTAATATTGAGTTACCTTCGCAGAAATGCAAGGGAAACTTTGACATCGTTAAGCAAATTGACTGGTTTTCCAGTCAGCACATTGCATGACAAAGTGAAAAAGTACAAAAGCAATACAATTTGCAGGTACACAGTATTGTTCAACGAGAAAATACTGGGCTATGAGATTAAGGTGCATGTACTCATTAAATCCCTATCGCCCCGAAGAGAAGAACTGATTGATTACTTGAAGTGCCATCCCAATGTCAACCGGCTTGCCAGGATAAATAACGGTTTCAACTTATTCATGGAACTGATATTTGCTTCTATTCAGGAAGTCGAGGATTTTCTGGAAGAGATGTCTGGCAGGTTTCACATTTCAGAGAAAAAAGTCTACTGGCTAGTGGACGAAATCCTGAGAGAAAACTTTTTCAGCGACCCTGAAATTGCAAAGGCATGCATACTTCAGCAGGAAATGAGAGAGGCGATGTGA